In one window of Henckelia pumila isolate YLH828 chromosome 1, ASM3356847v2, whole genome shotgun sequence DNA:
- the LOC140875551 gene encoding E3 ubiquitin-protein ligase APD1-like, protein MNESPPLPFPHHGTSHHHHHPSFPQPPFPQPPLFPRRTRERTHNSSHRDVSMETVSDGPSQIRVGVWFGVAVALFFYVFASAISIFGVYAPQDMRLGSYSSILINPNHLIVESVKVEKLEPAKDLMLYGFHKSPPLDAVINWTDSHMVTFPASTHKEWIFYLNEGSRINISYSVNSGRSSSLVLVIVEGNEGLDVWLDNPSYPTTALSWNIIYGNGSFQYEMPKSSSYYIAVGNLNYEVVEVELKIGIKALLYNTAEAYHKCNIAEGTCNVNLFFLSDNTALLTSPGQISGLANDDWSVKIVYGPRWSVYLVGIGVVTFFVLLINRILNNFQSTNQENGIGPAGLPGSERAPLLVQKDDNPSSQGSSYASDSEDELYLEHVQAGDTQNGKPVRDDEYNSNIRRLCAICFDDPRDCFFIPCGHCVACFGCATRIVASSGNCPICRRHTKKVRKIYTV, encoded by the exons ATGAACGAGTCTCCGCCGTTGCCGTTTCCTCATCATGGAACttctcatcatcatcatcatccatCATTTCCTCAACCGCCGTTTCCCCAGCCCCCCCTATTTCCTCGACGGACGCGGGAGAGAACCCATAACTCATCTCACCGAGATGTTTCGATGGAGACTGTAAGTGATGGCCCCTCACAGATCAGAGTTGGTGTTTGGTTTGGCGTCGCTGTTGCGctctttttttatgtttttg CTTCTGCCATTTCGATATTCGGGGTATATGCACCCCAGGATATGAGGCTCGGTTCATATTCATCAATACTGATTAATCCCAACCATCTTATTGTCGAGTCTGTAAAG GTGGAGAAACTTGAACCAGCTAAAGATCTAATGCTGTACGGTTTTCATAAAAGTCCCCCTCTGGATGCTGTTATCAACTGGACGGATAGTCACATGGTTACTTTCCCTGCCAGTACTCACAAA GAGTGGATATTTTACTTGAATGAAGGATCTAGAATAAATATTTCTTATTCAGTGAACTCCGGACGTTCTTCATCTCTTGTCCTAGTAATTGTGGAAG GGAATGAAGGACTAGATGTGTGGCTTGATAATCCATCATACCCAACTACAGCTTTATCATGGAATATCATCTACG GAAATGGATCATTTCAGTATGAGATGCCGAAATCTTCTTCCTACTACATTGCAGTGGGCAACTTGAACTATGAAGTCGTAGAG GTGGAATTGAAGATTGGAATTAAAGCTCTCCTTTACAACACAGCAGAAGCATATCACAAGTGCAATATTGCGGAGGGTACATGTAACGTGAACCTCTTTTTCCTAAGTGACAATACCGCCCTTCTTACCTCTCCTGGTCAAATATCC GGGCTTGCCAATGATGACTGGAGCGTGAAGATTGTATATGGACCTCGATGGAGTGTGTATCTCGTTGGCATAG GTGTAGTCACTTTTTTTGTGCTACTCATCAATCGCATTTTGAACAATTTCCAAAGCACCAACCAAGAAAATGGAATAGGTCCAGCAGGACTCCCGGGATCCGAGAGAGCCCCATTGCTTGTTCAAAAAGATGACAACCCCTCGAGTCAGGGTTCCTCTTATGCCTCCGACTCTGAGGATGAATTGTATCTTGAACATGTGCAGGCTGGAGATACACAGAATGGAAAGCCGGTAAGAGACGATGAATACAACAGCAACATCCGCCGGCTTTGTGCAATATGCTTTGATGATCCAAGGGATTGCTTCTTCATTCCATGCGGCCATTGTGTGGCTTGTTTTGGATGCGCGACGAG GATAGTAGCGTCTTCTGGAAACTGCCCCATTTGCCGTAGACATACAAAAAAGGTGAGGAAGATATACACAGTTTGA